The Cloeon dipterum chromosome 3, ieCloDipt1.1, whole genome shotgun sequence genome includes a region encoding these proteins:
- the LOC135939839 gene encoding baculoviral IAP repeat-containing protein 7-B-like, with product MNAIGSAKDEKHNRLQPSGDKHFRKSEKNETPSSMHSAASSHKKKTEITSDLDLNLAMHRFFTFATNFLQNYSHELIHTLAGLGLYYFNCSESPFLCCHFCDFVLSATELPEIFAHGTRAVKIIQDKHVCGDSDKSRNVPMGNTNSVLNYKFEAHRLYSLLKKVDWEHVEPFGLAKSGFYYTGEGDNVRCTFCNVEIRGWEEGDTPDGEHTRWSPKCPFLCNDRSLINIEIGRENRDVSHDSLPAKINIGVNPFVTHEKLFEKYGQNIKFVRKSNRFVLTPHDLNIFEWSKPLNPNFATLKSRINSFKDYWPKSQRQTPLEMAQAGFYYTGKADKTVCFHCNFGLHDWVPEDDPCIQHCRWNSNCQYLLMHKGPAFVEKVIHGREKMETSNTSLRTRGDNSMLCFKCESGSVSKVNLPCGHLSFCSACSDFSCAICGAEVISEIQVPGLSDSF from the exons ATGAACGCTATTGGTTCTGCGAAAGACGAAAAACATAATCGTTTACAACCTAGTGGAGACAAACA TTTCAGGAAGTcggagaaaaatgaaacgcCATCCAGCATGCATTCAGCTGCCAGCAGTCACAAAAAGAAAACCGAGATTACGTCGGATTTGGATTTGAATTTGGCTATGCATCGATTCTTCACCTTTGCaactaattttcttcaaaactaTTCACATGAACTAATCCACACACTTGCGGGACTaggtttatattattttaattgtagtgAATCGCCATTTTTGTGCTGCCACTTTTGCGATTTCGTTTTAAGTGCCACGGAATTGCCAGAAATTTTTGCACACGGGACAAgagctgtaaaaataattcaagataAACATGTCTGTGGCGATAGCGATAAGTCAAGAAATGTGCCGATGGGGAATACCAACAGCGTGCTGAACTACAAATTTGAGGCACACCGCCTTTACTCTTTGCTGAAAAAGGTCGACTGGGAGCACGTTGAGCCGTTTGGACTGGCGAAAAGCGGATTTTACTACACTGGGGAAGGTGACAATGTTAGATGCACTTTTTGCAACGTGGAAATCCGCGGCTGGGAGGAGGGAGACACGCCGGACGGAGAGCACACGCGTTGGAGCCCAAAATGCCCTTTTCTTTGTAATGATAGAAGCCTCATTAACATCGAAATTGGACGTGAAAACAGGGACGTGTCACACGACAGCCTGCcagctaaaataaatatcggtGTTAATCCGTTCGTTACGCACGAGaaacttttcgaaaaatatggtcagaacattaaatttgttagaaaGTCGAACCGTTTCGTTCTAACTCCTCATGATTTGAACATCTTCGAATGGTCCAAACCTCTGAACCCAAACTTTGCAACACTAAAAAGCCGGATCAATTCTTTCAAAGACTACTGGCCGAAAAGCCAGCGGCAAACGCCACTTGAAATGGCCCAGGCCGGATTCTATTACACAGGCAAAGCCGACAAAACAGTCTGCTTCCACTGCAATTTTGGTTTGCATGACTGGGTTCCAGAGGATGACCCTTGCATCCAACACTGTAGGTGGAACTCAAACTGCCAATATTTGTTGATGCACAAGGGACCAGCATTCGTGGAAAAAGTTATACacggaagagaaaaaatggaaacatcTAATACGTCTTTAAGGACGCGAGGGGACAATAGTATGCTGTGTTTTAAGTGCGAATCGGGAAGTGTTTCAAAAGTGAATTTACCGTGTGGACACCTCAGCTTCTGCAGCGCCTGCTCTGATTTTTCGTGTGCGATTTGTGGCGCAGAAGTTATCTCAGAAATACAAGTTCCAGGCTTGTCTGATAGTTTTTga